The DNA segment GGATTTGGCCACAacgtggggtgggggaagggaatggaCCCCAAGGTTAATGCTTAGAGGGGCGAGACTTTTAGccaaagagaggagaagaggctAGAATACAAAATTGGGCtgtggtttaaaaagaaaaatctgggtTCCCTGGAATGTCATCCCCTCTAGAACCCCAGTGCcactctctcctgcctttccacaCTGATGTAGCCACACATCTCTGGGTGTGTCCTACTAATGCTGACACTCTAGAAGAGGAACCCCAAGGAAAGGGTTAAGCGGAAGGACTCAGAGCACGCTCCGGGCAGGACAGCAAGGCTGAGGCTATGGGGTGAGCAGGTCAGCTAGGGACCTGAGCAGGCTGGCATTCAGGGTGGGAGCATCCTAGGGTGGAGAGCACTGTGCTGGTGTCAGAGGTAGTAGGGAGCTTGAGGACTGATCTCAACGTGGCCAAGAGAAGGGCTCTTGGCAGACTTGGTTCCTGTAGTGGAGAGGGCGGAAGGCATATGGGAAGAGGTGCGAACACACAGGAACTCAGCAAGGTGGAGGCTGTGGATATGGGCGAGGACTCCGCATACTCCCCTTCCTGAGACCTTCGACCAGGTGCCCAGGTAGCAGGAGGAAGGAAACCATCTCCCCAGGCACTGGGGGCGTGGGAGAGAACCAGAGCTAGGGAACAGGCCAGGATGAACGGGCCTCAGCAAAGAGGATGCTCCTGTCCTGCTTAACCCCATCTCCTGGGACCTGCTGACCATGGCCATTTGGGGAGGGAGGCGAGGCAGTGGGGTGATGGGAATGGGGGTGTGGCTCTTTCTACAGTTAACCCTTCACTTCTGATGGGTGGACACTGAGTAGCTCCCAAATcacactgcatatgtgtgtagGGGGGGGTGATCCAACTCAGGACCTTTAACACGAATAGGCAAACTCTACACCTGAACTACAGTTCTGCACCAGCTGACCACCGAATGTTCTCTGGCACGCTGGTTAAAATGCAGAGCACCCAGCCATGGCCGTACCCTACCTTCTGAGCCATAATCCCAAGGTTCTGCCAGTTCTAACATGACTTCACAGGCCCTGTCCCCCACACCATGGGAGGGACAATGACAGGGCATCAGGGACTTCAACTTCTTTTCCTGCCTTTGTGCTAAGTCTGGGCTGTGGAGCACTACACAATGGTCCCCTAACTCAGACCGCGGTGGAACTTCCAGTCCCCAAAGAAACCCTCCCTTAGAGGAAAATGGATGGGATGGAATTCTAAATGAGCCCCTGCTGTCATGACAACCGTGGATTATGGATGGCTGACTATGTCTCTATCGGGTGCTGTACCCTCAACAGCACTGTAACATCTAACCTTCCTTTAGTATATTTAAGAACATTTGGAGGGgggatgttttgagacagggtttctctgtgtagcgtggctgtcctggaacttgctctgtagaccagtgtgaccttgaactcagagagattcgcctgcctctgccccccaagtgctgggattaagggcgtgtgccactacctccTGAATATTTAAGAACCTTCTAAGGGGAGATATATATACTAAGGGAACAGAGACTGTGTGAGGTTAACCAGCAGGGAAACAGGAAAAGCTGGGATTTATGTCAGTGCTTTTAAGTCCTGAGCCTGTGGGCTTCACCCCTGAACAAAACCTCTATATGCAAGAATTGTACCCAGCACTCCACCCCATGAACCTTCTGGGAACTCTGTTCCTTGGTCCTCAGAACAGACTCGAGAGCTAGGAACACTCATTTCCAGGTTACAGAGGAGAAAGCCTGCTTCGAGGAGGTACCTGGACTTGACCAGCTTCACAAACATGGCTAATTCACACATGTCTGTCTGCCTATGTGAAAACCTTATCCcaagcttctcctcctcctcctccttcttttccaagatagggtttctctgtgtagccctggctgtcctggaactcactctgtagaccaggctggcctcagactcaagaaatccacctgcctctgcttccccgagtgtagggatgaaaggcgtgcactgccactgcctggcctataccAGGCATCTTAATACATGCTTCCCTATTAATTGCCAcattttacagaggaagaaactgaggcacagaaacaCAGTGACTCTTCCCTGATAGCACAGTTCACAACAGACCCGAAATCTAACTCTCAAGCTCCAAGCACGGTCTTCAGGCAACCTCACCATCAACACAGGAAAGGCAGACTTGTTCTCAGCCTACCTCACCCCTGCCGAATGGCAAACACTGGGGAGGTCCTGAAACCTGAAAGGGTTGGATACACCCTGAAGTTTAGAATCAGGCACATTGTCCCTGTGTTGACTGCCCTCTTGACAGGCTGCAGATTCACCTagaaaggcaggaaagacagCTTGTCAGATAGGTGGTTATCTCCAATACACATGACAGAAGGAGAGGATCACTCCCACAGgccgtgtgcgcgcgcgcgcacacacacacacacacacacacactcataagagagagattaaataaacaagtaaatctAAAGGCCCACTAACATAACTAGGTTTTGTGTTGCTGAGAGCTAATTTAAGCtacttgagagactgagacacGGGATGGCTGGTTGAAGATCCACTGTTTGCagtaagttcaaagtcagtctgggcaactcggtgagattctatctcaaaaaaaaaaaatgtaggcagGGAGATGTGGCTGTAGCTCAGGGGAAGAGTTCTTGTCTGGCGTTGTGCTGGGCTCAGCCCCTTGGGGCACTGGGCAAAAGGAACCCACTGACCTCCCTCGACTGTACAGCTTTTTCCATAGGAAATAGATTAGATGATCCACGTTTCAAACTCAGCCCTCGTTTCAAAATCAGTTGATAGAGTTGCCTAGCATGTTTGAAACcctgtttgatccccagcaccgcatAAAACCCGAAATCTCAGAAATCAAGAGGTGCAGGCAGGAATTTAATAGATTCTCGTGGTCCCATCGCTGCAATGCATgatctcctgtctcaaaaacatgaaATGAAGCCCATTCCACTATTCACAGTACTCCGCCTGCCATTGTGCCTTTCTTACCCTCCCCCCAGGTCCTGGAGCGGAGTCCCCAAATCTGTCTCAGgcctctctcttctgtttccatcccacccacccctccccgcctcactcaggatgacttgtTTGCGGACCTGGCTAACCTGAGCCACCTCTTCCTGCACGGGAACCGCCTGCGGCTGCTCACGGAACACGTGTTCCGCGGCCTGGGCAACCTGGACCGGCTGCTGCTGCACGGGAACCGGCTGCAGGGCGTGCACCGCGCGGCCTTCCGCGGCCTCAGCCGCCTCACTATCCTCTACTTGTTCAACAACAGCCTGGCTTCGCTGCCGGGAGAGGCGCTGGCCGACCTGCCGGCGCTCGAGTTCCTGCGGCTCAACGCCAACCCCTGGGCTTGCGACTGCCGCGCTCGGCCGCTCTGGGCCTGGTTCCAGCGCGCGCGGGTGTCCAGCTCCGACGTGACCTGCGCCACCCCACCCGAGCGCCAGGGCCGGGACCTGCGCGCGCTGCGCGAGGCCGACTTCCAGGCGTGCCCGCCGCCCACGCCCACGCGCCCGGGCAGCCGCGCCCGCGGCAACAGCTCCTCCAACCACCTGTACGGCGTGGCCGAGGCGGGCGCGCCCCCCGCAGACCCGTCCACGCTCTACCGAGACCTGCCCGCCGAGGACTCCAGGGGGCGCCAGGGCGGGGACGCGCCCACCGAGGACGACTACTGGGGCGGCTACGGCGGCGAGGACCAGCGGGGCGAGCAGACGTGTCCCGGGGCCGCGTGCCAGGCGCCCGCGGACTCGCGTGGCCCCGCGCTCTCGGCCGGGCTGCGCACCCCGCTGCTCTGCCTCTTGCTCCTAGCGCCCCATCACCTCTGACTGTGGTGCTCAGACGGAAGAGGCCACGGCCTTTGCCCCGCACCCCTTCTCTGCCCCACCGAGCTGCGGCTCCATCCTCTTCGCCCCTTGTTTGCGGCCGGCCTTTGCGGCGCTTTCCCCAGGCCCCCTCGCTCCTTTTCTTCCCGGGGACCACGCTGTCTCTTTTGCCTTCTGGGCTGTTCTGACTTACGTATGGCAGCCCCTAAGACGGTGTATAAGGCGGCTCGGCCCCATTCGTCTTGATTCTAGCCATTAACTCTTTTTCCCCAATCCCAAGGCTGGGGCGGGGCACCCCAGGCAGCCGTCGCTCCTCTCTCCAGGGCCCCACAGTGGACTGGAGGGGCTTTTGTCTACAGAGCACCTTCCACCAGCAGAGCCTTTGAAAGCTCCCCCAGggagcctcccttcctcccccggACCTTGGGAGGGTTGCCTCAGCAAGGCCCAGGCTGCTCCTGGACCATGCTTGTCCTGATTCCTTCAGCCTCCTGACACCCGGAGGAATAACTTTTCTCCTAAGTCTACCCAGAACACTTTTTAGGGTGCCCGGAGAGTTTCCTCTCCACCATGGCCCCTGTGTGGTGAAGATCAAAAGAAGTTGTTTGGgggaaaatttattaaaaaattctattattttatctcctgtaagttttttccctccTCAAGACCTCAAAAGCGGAAGTAGGACTTAGAATTGTTTTTAAAGGTTGGAGGCTAGACAAGGAAGAACCATCTCAGGCCACCAGGGTTTTCTGCAGTGTGGACTTGCCGGGTGACTTTACCCCACTTACACCTCAAGGTCATTCAGATCCTGCCCAGGCTTCCGTTTCTTGAGCTACCCTGTCTGTTGAGGGTGTGTGCTGATGGCACCAGTTTGCCCAAGAGAAGCAGCTGCCACCAGCCCTGAAGGGTTTGGCTGCTGAACAGTAAGTCTGGAGGTGGCCACCAGCTCAGCTAAGTAGCCACCATGAAAGAAAGCTTCCGCGTTTCCCTGCAAGTAGGCGTAACTTAGACATCCCCGGCACAACTAGCTAACCACAGCTTTGGGCCTATCTGGAAAAGGCACAGCTTCCTGGGGGAACACAGTTGCACCACAAAAGCTTTAAAGAGCAGAACCCAGGACTACATCCCAGCTTGTGTTTGCCCTCTTTGTTGACCACCCCTGTGATGTACTCAGCAGACCCAGCTGTTCTCAAAGCCCCCACAGGCCATGGGGCCATCAGCTCTTTATCCCTGCGAGGCAGAAGCCTTCATGGGTGGGTCAAGTCAAGCCGTTCTCTGAGCAGATTAGGGAGCGACTAAGAGGGTTAAGGTGATCAAGGGACAAAGGTTTCAAGTGGGGTGTCTTACATTGGATCATAGCTAGATGCTCCCTCTCTAGGGTAGGTaaagagagggggtggggaggagaagggagccGTGCTAGCAATCAACCTtagcctgagtctcagcagatgGGAACTGATTAAGGACCCAGAGTTGCGGTTGTAGCCTGGGAGGTGggaatgggtgctgggagctggcaCTGGAACCCTATAACTCTGACCAGTGATATCCcaggatgctgagaagaagaaggTAGAACAGGCAGGAATCAGCATCCTCGGCCTGTAGCACATGGACTTTGGATAGGAATGTGAGATGGTTGAGGGGCTTGTGGGAGCAGAGGTCGGTCAGACAGAACTGGAGAGCTCTGAGCTGGGGTCTTACAAGGTCCGGCTCTGAGGAAGCTCATGAGTGAGGTTGGAACTGGGCCTGGAGAAAAGgtggagggggatggggagagctggGGAAGTTGGAGGAGGGGCTTCTGGGccagggcgggggaggggagtgtGCTGGTAAATCAGAGGCAGGCTGTCCAGGTCACAGAATTATCGTTGTGAAATATTCATGGGCCTTCGGTCCAGATGCTATTTCAGAACAGCGGGCGCAGGAGGAGCGTGTGAGAGCCTCAGGAAGGAGCCTTGAGCAATGCTGCTCCCCACTGGCCCCCACCACAGCCACTGACAGCCCAGACAGACCAAGGGACGCCCATcacgtgcacacccacactcctcagctcacacacgcacactcacacacacacgcacaaaatgGAGCTTTGTGGCACATGCAAGCACACCAGCCACTCATGGGTCCCACATACAGGCAGATGCACCCCAGACATGGAGGTGTACCCTCACCCTCTCACCCAGGACCCCACCCCCAGCAATCTCACAAGCTCAGATCCCCAGcctccccaaacaacccagactgACAGCTCTGAGTATCACACTCCAGAATAGATGGGCAAACACATGTTTTCCAACCCCCACCAATGTCCGGAGAAGGAAACTGAGTCCAGAGTGTTCGGGAGTGGACCTGTCTGTGACTCTCCTAACTCCCGAAAGAAACAGAAATCCATTCACCTCCCACATTCCGTGAGTGTGTCCCCATTCTGCATGCTTCATTTTTTCAGACACCCAATGTCGCTGTCGTTAGCTCCTCCTTTCTCTAATCTCCTATATCTGTTCAGTTCCCAAGTCCCCCTCCTGGCCCCTGGCCACGCTCttcttccctgccacctcccTGCTGACGGCTCCTCATTACCGTGTGCTtggaatataaaagaaaatggaagcaatCTCTACTCTGCTTTCTCTGCTCTCGGTCTGTCTCCCCGACTCCCACCCAGCCTGCCCACGGCGACCAGACTCATCTGGCCACACGGAGGATCTCCTCACTAGGTCATTCTCCCTATGCCTTCAGATTCAAAGTAAAACACCTTACCCAGGCACCCGAGGGGTTTCACTGTCAAGAAACAGCTGCTATTCAAGCCTCCGCCCTCAATGGCTACCAGCCAGCCTTCACTCTAACGCTTGAATGTTTGTGGCCACCTGGCCACCTGGTTTGGTAAGCTAGAAACCCAGAAATTGGTACGCTAGAAACCTAGAAATCTATTTTGAATGCTGCCTAAAGTCCCTTCATCGCCTCCAAACTAGGAAACTCCTCCCTGCTGTTCTCAGATCCCAGACTCTAGAGCCCTTTCTCAAGGCCAAGCCTGCCTCCCTACGGGTAGCCAGAGCTCTTTCCTGTCCTTCAAAGTACAGAGAGGATGAAATAGGCCAGAGGATGGCTGCCCCCTACTGACCATCGTGGGAAGCACGGGCAGGTTTGTCATCGCAGACTGCAGACTGAGCAAGCAGTCGCCTGGGGAGAGAAATAGCAGGCCGCCAGATGACAAGCTTTGTAAGCCCTTAAGCCTCTCAGGTTCTACACCCAGAGTGGGGGGTGAGGGTGTTTTCAGCCCAGTTTTCCGAGCAGCTGGCTCCCCGTTTAGATCTCTAATCTGTGAGAGAGCTCCTCTATAAAAACATGAAGATGGGGTTTCCAAGACCCTTCAGAAGGGAAAGTTGGCCAACAAACTGAGAGGCCACCGAAGCAGGGACAGTCCAGGTGGCAGGCCCAAGGTCCTGCTGGGGTCAGGTTTCTCTATGAATTATTAATGCTTACAGCCAAACCTGTCAGATGTCCTGAAACCTGAGAGTCCATCTCCTCTCGTTTGTCCACgatgcccttctccatccctctgcTCTGGGGCATGGGCATCGGAGGGGGTTCTGGGGCAACTATGCTCAGGGAAGAGGTTTGGAGAAGGTCTGCTGCTCTCCCACTACCAAGTGGTCTTGGCAAATTCTCCTGATatctttttttgttcttattgttgGAACTGTTGTTTTGGACATCTGGGGGGAAGGGAACGAGGACACAAAGAGTCCCTGACTTAACTGAGTTGAAGAGGAGAACAAGCCCCTAACATGGCCTCACTagccctgtctcctctcctcttgttttcttccaacgacaaagtctctctctctctctctctctctctctctctctctctctctctctctctctctactctaGTTGTTTTTGGTGTCCCCAGTCAACTCCAAATAGCCCAAGCCTTGCAATTTTACCAAGGACTACAAATGAGAAGAGAGGAGATTCGGATGTGGGCAAGGCTGGCTGAGCAAAAAGTAAACAGTAGAGAAGCCaaagagtgggagggaagtgggggcaggaggggAGAACCCCTGAGGGTGGGCACAGAAAGGGGACCCCCCTCTCCATTGCCTccaccctttctttttccttccatgcACCCATCACACCGGAAAGAGACCGccacagagggggaggggagggcaacaCAGGACGCAGTAAGAGGAAATGGGTCCCCATTTTCCCAGCCCATTCAGCTCTTGCACGGTGATTCTAAAAATAAGGGCCTCTCTATCTGATTAAGTGAGCAGACAGTTTCCGAGCCCCTCAACCGCTGCTGAATCAGATAGCTGGTGGTCCAGGGATTTGCATTTTATCAAGTGGAAAATGTCTGTAAGTTCTCTCAAGTCTGGGAGTCATCTTACTGAGggtggaaaggggaggaaggaggggaactgACAGGGCCATGCAAAGGAAGGCTGGCACTCCTCCCCAAACAAACACTTTTGGTGGAAGCTGTGGATGGGAATTAGGTGTTGAGGACGGTGGGGATGAATAAAAGATGGAGAATGTCAACCTGAGCGACTGTTgtttcctgtaatcccagcactagggtagCTGGGCAAAAGGGTAgccgtgagttcgaggtcagttcCGTCTatacagggagttccaggctaacctgagctacaaagtgaggtAGGtcctgaagaaagagagagagagagagagagagagagagagagagagagagaagagaagagaagagaagagaagagaagagaagagaagagaagagaagagaagagaaaaaaccCAAAATGGGTAGTATGATAAATGTAGAAAGAGGGACCCATATCGGATGGGGGTGGGACATAGCCAAGATGAGACTGGGAAGACCCATGCAAGGTGTGCCCACCCACTCTTCTTCACGGCCTCCTGAAACTCTGCTTTGCTGGACCCACTGGTCTCTGTGAGATAATTACAGAGACCTCTCACTAGCTTTCTGGAGAGGAGGGCCTGAGAGCAAGCGTGTCACTCACCAAGACCAGTGAACCTCTATAGGGTGTGTCTAGGAAGACGCGCCCGCATGTGCCACCTCCCTAACCTCTGCACCCGCGGGGTGTCCAGCATCCTTCTGACCTGTTCCCTCCGGCCTTCCTCAGCCCCCAGTTCCAACTCATCTGCATAAAGTTCCAATTAACACGTTTTCCTGGAGTTGTTTGCGATCCCTGAACTCGCTCCCAACCCGGAGCCGGCTTCCTGCCGCCCCCTCGTCCCTCGGATCGCAGCTCCATTAACCCTTGAGACCCAGGCGGCTCGGCTCTCGTTGGCCTCTGGCCTGTCCCTTCGTACGAGACCGCAAGCCCGGGACGCGCCCCTAGGCGGCTGACTGTGCAAAGGGCGGGCCGGAGGCCGGTGTTCCTCGGGAAAACGACAGGAGTTCGCCCGCCCCTCTTTCTGGGAAGGCATGAGGAGGGGGACTTCTCCCGGGAGACTCGGGGCGTCGAAATTCCTCGTTCCTCATCCTGCGGCCCCCGCACCCCTCCTCCCGGCAAggcaccctctcccctccccagccaTCTGTTCCTCTAGGCAGCGCAGCGACAAACACAGCTCTAGCTTGCTTCCGGCCTTacccagccccctccccaaacTCCCCCATCCCCGAGGGTGGGAGAATGATGACACCCCTCTCCTAGAAGGTCCACATGTCAACCTCCATGTCTCACTCAACCCCTAGCTCAATTGGGCAGGGTAACTGTGGGGGTCCCCCTTCTACCGACGGGGTCCGTGGAACTGAAGAGAGAATGCTTAAAGCTGGGGATCTGGGAAAGGCATGGAGGAGACCTCGGGAAAAAAGCAGAACAGACAGAGGTAGGAAAACCGGGTGCCAGAAACGTGGATTTGAGCACAGTGGTCTGGGGTTCCCCTCCTGAGGTTTGCCACCCCGCGATTTGCCCACCCGCAAATACGCAGCGCCGCCTGCTGGGCACACTGAGGACCGCGCGCGCGCGCCCACACACTAGGCTTCCTGCGCTCGCCTTCATTAGCGGCTGATGGGATGCCAGCCAGGTCCCTTGATGGCTTGTGGTTGGCAAAATTAGAGCTCAGGGAGACCCTGGCAGGGCCTCTGGGAGTTAGCCAGCCTCACCGACAGGATCTCTCCCATTCTGAGATTTTTCTTGTGCACAAAAGGCCACATAGAGAGTCAGGAGTCTGCTTCGAGCAACCATCTGCTGCGTGACTTCTCTCCAGACCTCCCTGCAGTCTTGTCGTTTGAAGATGGGCGGGTCATTCTCCTTTATTCCTCAAGAGAAGTCAGAACAAACAGAGGAAGCTTATCTGGAACGCTGTCTCCCAGCCCTCGCATTTGGAGATCCTCCACGGGATAAGGGCCAAGAGGATGGATCAGGACTGAACCCGGGGTCACTCCATAGTCAGAGGGCGTGGCGGTCATctcagcccagcacttgggaagctgaggcaagaggattgcaaaTTGGAGGCCAGTCTCAGCTACATGGTGAATGATAGTCTAGCCTAGGCTAAAGTGTGAAACCCTCAAACACACTAGCAAGGCAACCCAGCCCAGAACTAGAATGCTTGGGTAATCCTTTCTGTCCTTGGCTGCCA comes from the Microtus pennsylvanicus isolate mMicPen1 chromosome 9, mMicPen1.hap1, whole genome shotgun sequence genome and includes:
- the Rtn4rl2 gene encoding reticulon-4 receptor-like 2 isoform X2; its protein translation is MLCTCYSSPPTVSCQANNFSSVPLSLPPSTQRLFLQNNLIRSLRPGTFGPNLLTLWLFSNNLSTIYPGTFRHLQALEELDLGDNRHLRSLEPDTFQGLERLQSLHLYRCQLSSLPGNIFRGLVSLQYLYLQENSLLHLQDDLFADLANLSHLFLHGNRLRLLTEHVFRGLGNLDRLLLHGNRLQGVHRAAFRGLSRLTILYLFNNSLASLPGEALADLPALEFLRLNANPWACDCRARPLWAWFQRARVSSSDVTCATPPERQGRDLRALREADFQACPPPTPTRPGSRARGNSSSNHLYGVAEAGAPPADPSTLYRDLPAEDSRGRQGGDAPTEDDYWGGYGGEDQRGEQTCPGAACQAPADSRGPALSAGLRTPLLCLLLLAPHHL
- the Rtn4rl2 gene encoding reticulon-4 receptor-like 2 isoform X1, which translates into the protein MLPGLRRLLQGPASACLLLTLLAFPPVTPSCPMLCTCYSSPPTVSCQANNFSSVPLSLPPSTQRLFLQNNLIRSLRPGTFGPNLLTLWLFSNNLSTIYPGTFRHLQALEELDLGDNRHLRSLEPDTFQGLERLQSLHLYRCQLSSLPGNIFRGLVSLQYLYLQENSLLHLQDDLFADLANLSHLFLHGNRLRLLTEHVFRGLGNLDRLLLHGNRLQGVHRAAFRGLSRLTILYLFNNSLASLPGEALADLPALEFLRLNANPWACDCRARPLWAWFQRARVSSSDVTCATPPERQGRDLRALREADFQACPPPTPTRPGSRARGNSSSNHLYGVAEAGAPPADPSTLYRDLPAEDSRGRQGGDAPTEDDYWGGYGGEDQRGEQTCPGAACQAPADSRGPALSAGLRTPLLCLLLLAPHHL